One window of the Trachemys scripta elegans isolate TJP31775 chromosome 13, CAS_Tse_1.0, whole genome shotgun sequence genome contains the following:
- the SLC38A7 gene encoding putative sodium-coupled neutral amino acid transporter 7 yields MAQHNVGINREYGDWDWSADAGERARLLQSPNVETGLKSDEGQRPGAGTTSTLGAVFIVVNAALGAGLLNFPAAFSTAGGVAAGIALQMSLLVFIIGGLVILAYCSRASNERTYQEVVWAVCGKVPGVLCEVAIAVYTFGTCIAFLIIIGDQQDKIIAALVKDPQGAGGSHWYADRKFTISITAFLLILPLSIPKEIGFQKYASSLSVIGTWYVTAVVIIKYIWPDKEITPGHIPTRPSSWMAVFNAMPTICFGFQCHVSSVPVFNSMKRPEVKPWGAVVTAAMVIALFVYAGTGICGFLTFGASVEQDVLLSYPSDDVPVAIARAFIILCVLTSYPILHFCGRAVLEGLWLRYKGETVEEDVVRERRRRVFQTVCWFLLTLLLALFIPDIGKVISLIGGLAACFIFVFPGLCLIQAKLSEIQETRSTSWWVLVSYGTFMVTLGAFIFGQTTANAIFVDLMA; encoded by the exons ATGGCCCAGCACAATGTGGGGATCAACAGGGAGTacggagactgggactggagcgCGGACGCCGGGGAGCGGGCAAGGCTACTGCAGAGCCCCAATGTGGAGACCGGGCTGAAGAGCGACGAGGGGCAGAGACCCGGAGCAGGGACCACCTCCACCCTCGGGGCCGTCTTCATTGTGGTGAACGCTGCCCTCGGGGCTGGGCTGCTcaacttccctgcagccttcagCACTGCGGGCGGCGTGGCTGCAGGGATCGCGCTGCAGATG tCTCTGCTGGTGTTCATTATTGGAGGGCTGGTGATCCTGGCTTACTGCTCGCGGGCCAGCAACGAGCGCACGTACCAGGAAGTGGTGTGGGCTGTGTGCGGCAAGGTCCCTGGCGTGCTCTGTGAGGTCGCCATCGCCGTCTACACCTTTGGCACCTGCATCGCCTTCCTCATCATCATTGGGGACCAGCAGGACAAGA TCATTGCTGCGCTGGTGAAGGATCCCCAGGGGGCAGGTGGCAGCCACTGGTACGCGGACCGCAAGTTCACCATCAGCATCACGGCCTTCCTCCTAATCCTGCCCCTCTCCATCCCAAAGGAGATTGGCTTCCAGAAATACGCCAG TTCCCTGAGCGTGATTGGCACCTGGTATGTCACCGCTGTCGTCATCATCAAATACATCTGGCCTGACAAGGAGATTACCCCAGGGCACATCCCCACACG CCCCTCCTCCTGGATGGCCGTGTTCAATGCCATGCCCACCATCTGCTTCGGATTCCAG TGCCACGTGAGCAGCGTGCCCGTCTTCAACAGTATGAAGCGGCCCGAGGTGAAGCCGTGGGGAGCGGTGGTGACAGCAGCCATGGTTATCGCTCTCTTTGTCTACGCAGGGACAG gGATCTGCGGGTTCCTGACATTTGGCGCGAGCGTGGAACAGGATGTGCTGCTGTCCTACCCCTCCGACGATGTCCCCGTTGCCATTGCACGGGCCTTCATCATCCTCTGTGTGCTGACGTCCTACCCCATCCTGCACTTCTGCGGCAG GGCCGTGCTAGAGGGGCTCTGGCTACGCTACAAGGGGGAAACGGTGGAGGAAGATGTGGTCCGCGAGAGGCGCCGACGTGTGTTCCAGACGGTCTGCTGGTTTCTCCTGACTCTCCTCCTGGCCTTGTTCATCCCAGATATCGGCAAAGTCATCTCTCTCATCGGGGGCCTGGCTGCCTGCTTCATCTTCGTCTTCCCGG GACTATGCCTGATTCAAGCCAAACTTTCTGAAATCCAGGAAACCAGGTCAACCAG CTGGTGGGTGCTGGTCAGCTATGGGACGTTTATGGTCACGCTTGGAGCCTTCATCTTTGGACAAACCACTGCCAATGCCATCTTTGTGGATCTGATGGCCTGA